GAACGTAAGATAGGTAATTGGTTCTCAGCGCAAGTCTTGAACATTTCTTCAGGTATTTCCAGTCCTCTTGAAATAATAAAAGCTGGAGTGTCTTCTTCACATAAACGACGCATAATCATCAAACGTTCTTCAGACATCATTCGTCGCGCAAAAGTTATTTCTTTACTACCGAACAGCTGCAAGCGATCATGCGAATAATAATTAAAATAGCCTGTTAACTCAAGGCCCGGACGAGAAACATCTCCAGTGATAATTTCGCGCGATAAGGCTTTTTCATCTCCACTTACGATTTCTAAGTCTAAAGCCTTTGCTAATTCGCCTACTTTTACAGTTTCTGCCATTTAGCTTCCTCTTTTCTAGCCTTATTTTCTTTTTTATTTTATCATTGAAAGCAAAAAGATACTAGAAAAAAAAAATTCTAGTATCCTTTTATACAAAGAAATTCTTATTAATTTGAATCATTGTTGTTGCAGATAATCCAGCAATCCCCATAAAGAATCGATTCCCTGACAAAAAATAAATGATTTAGAAAACGTAAAGTGGTGAAATTTTGGTTAAAAAGTTCTAAATGAAAATATCGAGGCGTTTGTTAACTTAAACATTGCCTAACTCATGAAAAAAGAAGAGCGATAAGTAAAAATGAAATGAACTAAGTCATCTCAAAAAGGATTAAAGATAGTGTTATAAATAACTCCGTTGTTGTATACTGAGATTAATTATAAAGAAAGTGGTGGATAACAAATGGAGACGAAAAAAATAAACCAAAATAAGAAAATTGGATTAACACTGTTGCTCATTTTCGTAGGAGTTTATTTGTTTAGTATCACTTGGTTTTTTGAATCAAATTTTCTTCTACAAGGAGTCCTTGTTGGAACTGCAAATATAGCTACCACAGTAGGTATTATTGGCCCATTTGTTTGGTTAATTAACCGAAAAAAGGAGAAAAAAGAAGCCAGACGATCCTATTCTATACTCGGGGTTGCTATGCTGATTTTTCTTATTCATACGGTATTCATTCGTTCTGGTACGCCTTTAAATAATTTCTTTCAATTAGAGTGGAATTGAATAGGAAAGTTACCTGCTTTTATGATCGGATTAGCAACGATCGCTTTATGGCCTGGGATGACCTGGGAAAGCATTGGGTTCAAAATGCCAAAAAGAGAATCCTGGAAAGATACAATACAGTTTCTCTTTAATGCAGTTATTATTCTGCTGGTGGCATCAATTGTACTGATTGTTTTCTTTGATCAAAGCGCAATTGACCTTACCCTTGACCAAAGATCAGCGACCAGAACATTCGAAACGTTCCTTTATTATCTCGTCGTGCCGGCTTTAGAGGAAGAGCTCGTTTTTCGTGGACTGCTATGGATACTTATTGCCAAAGCATTGCCTAGAAAAGAAAATATAACGGGTAAAAACTATAACTGGAACTTTATCGTTACTACGTTTATGTTTGCAACAATTCATGACATCCTATTTGATGCTCAGCTAAATTTTGTGTTTGATCCACTCATGATTATTCTAACAGGTCTAGGAGGAGCATATTTTGGAATAATTAGAGAAAAGTCAGATAGTTTGTTCCCATCAATGATTATGCACAATGGCTTTCATCTAGTCACCTTTCTTGTACCAGGGTTAGTCCAACTGCTTTTGACTTAGACTGAACAAACCCTCATGCTGTACAGTGGTTCACAAAAGTAGACTTAGAGCTCTTGACTTGTTTTGCTTTGAAATAAGCAAAACAGCGGACAAAGCTATTTTACTAAGAAGCTGTGATGTAAGTTCTTTGGGTAATAAAATTAAGCAGATATTTTTAGGCCGACCACATTTTGTGTGATTAGGTTTTTTGTAATAGTTCTTTTCTTGCTGGATTTTATAATGAAGTTAGCCACCTGGCTAACATATAAAAAACGCCATGTGAATTTCATGTTATATTGAAGTTACCACTAACTCTCAATAGACAGGATGAATTCACATGACGCACTCTAACCATACCACATCAGCACGTAAGGGAAAACACTTATCTTATTCAGAGCGGTCTCAAATCGCTATTTTAAAGCAAGAAAACTATTCCA
This region of Tetragenococcus osmophilus genomic DNA includes:
- a CDS encoding CPBP family intramembrane glutamic endopeptidase, whose amino-acid sequence is MIGLATIALWPGMTWESIGFKMPKRESWKDTIQFLFNAVIILLVASIVLIVFFDQSAIDLTLDQRSATRTFETFLYYLVVPALEEELVFRGLLWILIAKALPRKENITGKNYNWNFIVTTFMFATIHDILFDAQLNFVFDPLMIILTGLGGAYFGIIREKSDSLFPSMIMHNGFHLVTFLVPGLVQLLLT